A single genomic interval of Cucumis sativus cultivar 9930 chromosome 5, Cucumber_9930_V3, whole genome shotgun sequence harbors:
- the LOC116403965 gene encoding serine/threonine-protein kinase STY46-like, with product MSWLWAETFFASLLTWNLNPFIVFSPSSCIIVHCRFNDGLTSLLSEIGLNIQEAHAFSTTDGFSLDVFVVDGWVIEDTKQLKDILAEEISKIQKRHPLFTPCIFHTEKQEIHIMRKLRHKNVVQFIGASTRPPSLFIVTEYMSGGSLHDFLHQQKAVLSFPSLLRVAVDVSKGMDYLHQKNIIHRDLKAANLLMDEYGVIKVADFGVARVLAQSGVMTAETGTYRWMAPEVIEHKPYDHKADVYSFGIVLWELLTGSTGVDNFMSFLSKNISRDEHSRLVVYASAENLVRCILMLFKIFFD from the exons ATGTCATGGCTATGGGCTGAAACTTTTTTCGCCTCTTTGCTTACTTGGAATCTGAATCCGTTCATCGTGTTTTCTCCGTCTTCTTGTATCATTGTACACTGCCGCTTTAACGACGGT TTGACGTCCTTACTTTCTGAGATTGGGCTGAATATTCAAGAAGCACATGCTTTTTCAACAACAGATGGCTTTTCCTTGGATGTTTTTGTAGTTGATGGTTGGGTAATTGAG GATACCAAGCAGCTAAAAGATATACTGGCAGAAGAAATATCAAAGATTCAG AAAAGGCATCCTCTATTCACACCTTGCATTTTCCATACTGAGAAGCAAGAAATTCATATCATGAG aaaactTCGGCACAAGAATGTTGTCCAATTTATTGGTGCATCTACCAGGCCTCCAAGCCTTTTCATTGTTACAG AGTACATGTCTGGTGGAAGCTTACACGACTTTTTACATCAACAAAAGGCCGTTCTTAGTTTTCCTTCCTTACTAAGAGTGGCAGTTGATGTGTCGAAGGGAATGGACTATTTGCATCAAAAGAATATCATCCATAGAGATCTAAAAGCTGCAAATCTTTTGATGGATGAATATGGG GTTATCAAGGTAGCTGATTTTGGTGTTGCTAGAGTGCTAGCTCAATCTGGTGTGATGACTGCCGAAACTGGAACATATCGTTGGATGGCTCCGGAG GTTATTGAGCACAAACCGTACGATCATAAAGCTGATGTTTATAGCTTTGGGATAGTGTTGTGGGAGCTGCTTACAG gttcaactggagtcgacaacttcatgagttttctttcaaagaacatttccagagacgaacattctcggttggtcgtttatgcttctgcagaaaatcttgttagatgtattctaatgctatttaaaatattttttgattaa